One Bradyrhizobium sp. CCGB12 genomic window carries:
- the dnaJ gene encoding molecular chaperone DnaJ yields the protein MSTSTKRCYYETLEVERTADDSVLKTSFRKLAMKFHPDRNPGDDTSEVKFKEINEAYEVLKDKDKRAAYDRYGHAAFEQGGGGAGFGAGFASSFSDIFEDLFGMAGQRGRGGRERGADLRYNMEITLEEAFGGKTAQIEIPVSVTCEACSGIGAKAGTKPKTCSTCGGAGRVRQSQGFFTLERTCPGCQGRGQMIEDACPSCSGQGRVTRERTLSVNIPPGVEDGTRIRLAGEGEAGVRGGPPGDLYIFLSLAQHQFFQRDGADLHCRVPISMVTAALGGEFEVPTIEKAKSKVKVPAGTQSGRRFRIASKGMPVLRSRQMGDMYVQVVVETPQNLTKKQQELLAEFEKLSSGNTQPESEGFFAKVKDFFGNRAS from the coding sequence ATGTCCACGTCCACCAAGCGCTGCTATTACGAAACTCTCGAAGTCGAACGCACGGCCGACGACTCGGTGCTGAAAACGTCCTTCCGCAAGCTTGCGATGAAGTTCCACCCCGACCGCAATCCCGGGGACGACACCAGCGAAGTCAAGTTCAAGGAAATCAACGAGGCCTACGAAGTCCTGAAAGACAAGGACAAGCGCGCGGCCTATGACCGCTATGGTCACGCTGCCTTCGAGCAGGGCGGCGGTGGCGCCGGCTTCGGCGCGGGCTTCGCCTCCTCTTTCTCCGACATTTTCGAAGATTTGTTCGGCATGGCCGGACAGCGCGGCCGCGGCGGCCGCGAGCGTGGCGCGGACCTGCGCTACAACATGGAGATCACGCTCGAGGAAGCCTTTGGCGGCAAGACCGCGCAGATCGAGATCCCGGTCTCGGTCACCTGCGAGGCCTGCTCGGGCATCGGCGCAAAGGCCGGGACCAAGCCGAAGACCTGCTCGACCTGCGGCGGCGCCGGCCGCGTGCGGCAGTCGCAGGGCTTCTTCACGCTAGAGCGCACCTGCCCCGGGTGCCAGGGCCGCGGTCAGATGATCGAGGATGCCTGCCCCTCCTGCTCGGGCCAGGGTCGCGTCACCCGCGAACGGACGCTATCGGTCAACATCCCCCCGGGCGTCGAGGACGGCACGCGGATCAGGCTTGCCGGCGAAGGCGAGGCGGGGGTCCGCGGCGGCCCGCCCGGCGACCTCTACATCTTCCTGTCGCTGGCCCAGCACCAGTTCTTCCAGCGCGACGGCGCCGATCTGCATTGCCGCGTGCCGATCTCGATGGTGACGGCGGCACTTGGCGGCGAATTCGAAGTGCCGACCATCGAGAAGGCCAAGTCCAAGGTGAAGGTACCAGCTGGAACCCAGTCCGGTCGTCGGTTCCGCATTGCATCAAAGGGCATGCCGGTGCTGCGCTCGCGCCAGATGGGCGACATGTATGTTCAGGTCGTGGTCGAGACCCCGCAGAACCTCACCAAGAAGCAGCAGGAATTGCTGGCCGAGTTCGAGAAGCTCTCCTCCGGCAATACCCAGCCGGAATCGGAGGGATTCTTCGCCAAGGTCAAGGATTTCTTCGGTAATCGCGCAAGTTGA
- a CDS encoding class I SAM-dependent methyltransferase, which translates to MPLPSSARALKKPRLDDEVRFLRSWIEKPLHMGAVMPSGKLLARTMAHYVDIDSDAPVVELGPGTGAITSALIERGVDQKRLVLVEYNPGFCALLRDRYPQAKVVQGDAYRLRDTLWNVLSAPASAVVSGLPLVTKPMLTRLRLIRDAFTALAPGAPFVQFTYAVVPPIPKSLPGVSTEASERIWMNLPPARVWVYRRD; encoded by the coding sequence ATGCCATTGCCATCGTCCGCGCGTGCGTTGAAGAAGCCTCGTCTCGATGACGAGGTGCGTTTTCTCCGGTCGTGGATCGAAAAGCCGCTGCACATGGGTGCGGTGATGCCGTCGGGCAAGCTGCTGGCCCGGACCATGGCGCATTACGTCGATATCGACTCGGACGCACCTGTGGTCGAGCTCGGACCCGGCACCGGCGCCATCACCTCGGCGCTCATCGAGCGCGGCGTCGATCAGAAGCGTCTCGTCCTCGTCGAATACAATCCCGGTTTCTGTGCGCTGCTGCGTGACCGCTATCCGCAAGCCAAGGTGGTGCAGGGCGATGCCTACCGCCTGCGCGACACGCTCTGGAACGTCTTGAGCGCGCCGGCGTCTGCGGTCGTCTCCGGCCTGCCGCTCGTCACAAAGCCGATGCTGACGCGGCTGCGGCTCATCCGCGACGCCTTCACGGCGCTGGCTCCCGGCGCGCCGTTCGTCCAGTTCACCTATGCGGTGGTGCCGCCGATCCCGAAATCGCTGCCCGGCGTGTCCACAGAGGCCTCGGAACGGATCTGGATGAACCTTCCGCCGGCCCGCGTCTGGGTGTATCGCAGGGACTAA
- a CDS encoding NADPH-dependent FMN reductase, with product MSAPKILVIPGSLRTGSHNTKLAAVAAYEFAQAGVDVTRISLADFPLPIYDGDLQAKSGVPKHAINLKRMIGAHHGVLFVSPEYNASVPPLLKNAIDWVSRVHELHEARGEVFRNRAFALAGASQSRLGAARALQALRLILTSCHANVIASQLTLAFADQAYDDMDRLKNEADIAALKELVAQLIDISQRMM from the coding sequence ATGTCAGCTCCCAAGATCCTGGTCATTCCCGGCTCGCTGCGCACCGGCTCGCACAATACGAAGCTGGCGGCGGTCGCAGCCTATGAATTTGCCCAGGCCGGCGTCGACGTTACGCGCATCTCGCTCGCCGATTTTCCGCTGCCGATCTATGACGGCGATCTCCAGGCCAAGTCCGGCGTGCCCAAGCACGCCATCAATCTCAAGCGGATGATCGGCGCGCATCATGGCGTGCTGTTCGTCTCGCCCGAATACAATGCCTCGGTGCCGCCGCTGCTGAAGAACGCGATCGACTGGGTCAGCCGCGTGCACGAACTGCACGAGGCGCGCGGCGAGGTGTTCCGCAACCGCGCGTTCGCGCTCGCCGGCGCCTCGCAGAGCAGGTTGGGGGCCGCCCGCGCGCTCCAGGCGCTCAGGCTGATCCTGACCTCCTGCCACGCCAATGTGATTGCCAGCCAACTCACGCTCGCCTTTGCCGACCAGGCCTATGACGATATGGACAGGCTGAAGAACGAGGCTGACATCGCCGCGTTGAAGGAGCTGGTAGCGCAATTGATCGACATTTCCCAACGCATGATGTGA
- the pyrF gene encoding orotidine-5'-phosphate decarboxylase, which produces MTPAEIAPKDRLIVALDVPSVDAAEALINRLGDSVTFYKIGYQLAYAGGLPLIGKFADKGKKIFADLKMHDIGNTVTRGVESVARLGATFVTVHAFPQTMKGAVEGRGSSSLKILAVTVLTSYNDDDLHAAGYRLGVSELVEARAQQAQVLGVDGLVSSPEEVGSLRKIVGHQMSLVTPGIRPAGSASGDQKRIMTPGRAIAAGADYLVVGRPVVEAADPKATADAIQAEIAAALG; this is translated from the coding sequence ATGACGCCAGCCGAAATCGCCCCGAAAGACCGCCTGATCGTTGCGCTCGATGTGCCGAGCGTCGATGCCGCGGAAGCGTTGATCAACAGGCTCGGCGACAGCGTCACGTTCTACAAGATCGGCTATCAGCTCGCCTATGCCGGCGGCCTTCCGCTGATCGGCAAGTTTGCCGACAAGGGCAAGAAAATTTTCGCCGATCTCAAGATGCACGACATCGGCAACACGGTGACGCGCGGCGTTGAGAGCGTAGCCAGGCTCGGCGCGACGTTCGTCACCGTGCACGCCTTTCCGCAGACCATGAAGGGCGCCGTCGAAGGCCGCGGCAGTTCGAGCCTGAAGATCCTCGCCGTCACCGTGCTGACGTCCTACAACGATGACGATCTCCATGCGGCCGGCTATCGGCTCGGCGTCTCCGAGCTGGTCGAAGCGCGCGCGCAGCAGGCGCAGGTGCTCGGCGTCGACGGTCTGGTGTCGTCGCCGGAGGAAGTGGGTAGCCTCCGCAAGATCGTCGGCCACCAGATGAGCCTCGTTACGCCCGGCATTCGGCCAGCGGGTTCGGCAAGCGGCGACCAGAAGCGCATCATGACGCCAGGCCGCGCCATTGCCGCTGGCGCCGATTATCTCGTCGTCGGTCGGCCGGTTGTGGAAGCCGCTGACCCCAAGGCGACGGCTGATGCCATCCAGGCAGAAATCGCAGCGGCGCTTGGCTGA
- a CDS encoding DUF1330 domain-containing protein: MAKGYWIGRVDVSNDEGYKPYAVANLAIFKKFGGRYVVRGGRLTTVEGASRTRNVVIEFPDYETAIACYNSPEYQANIKVRQPHSVADLIIIEGYDGPQPG; the protein is encoded by the coding sequence ATGGCAAAAGGCTACTGGATCGGACGCGTCGACGTGAGCAATGACGAGGGCTACAAGCCCTATGCGGTCGCCAATCTCGCGATCTTCAAGAAATTCGGCGGCCGCTATGTTGTTCGCGGTGGCCGCCTCACTACCGTCGAAGGCGCCAGCCGCACCCGCAACGTCGTGATCGAATTCCCGGATTACGAGACCGCGATCGCCTGCTACAATTCGCCGGAATACCAGGCCAACATCAAGGTCCGCCAACCGCACTCCGTCGCCGACCTCATCATCATCGAGGGCTATGACGGGCCCCAGCCGGGATAG
- the dapB gene encoding 4-hydroxy-tetrahydrodipicolinate reductase has translation MSDMRLIVAGAGGRMGRALTRAIAESKGAVLAGALEAPGSDLLGKDAGVLAGLPANGIKLSADLWAMSKEADGILDFTVPAATIANVAIAAERGIVHVIGTTGLSGSDNAVIKSVTNRAVVVQSGNMSLGVNLLAAVVKRVAKALDETFDIEIVETHHRMKVDAPSGTALMLGQAAASGRGVPLDERAARGRDGITGARRPGDIGFASLRGGTAAGDHSVSFLGPFERLTLSHQAEDRMLFAHGALRAALWAHGKKPGHYSMADVLGLSDI, from the coding sequence ATGTCCGATATGCGCTTGATTGTTGCTGGAGCCGGCGGCCGGATGGGCCGGGCGCTGACGCGGGCGATTGCCGAGAGCAAAGGCGCGGTGCTGGCCGGTGCGCTGGAGGCGCCGGGCTCGGACCTGCTCGGCAAGGATGCCGGTGTGCTCGCAGGGTTGCCGGCCAACGGCATCAAGCTCTCCGCCGACCTCTGGGCGATGTCGAAGGAGGCCGACGGCATCCTCGATTTCACCGTGCCGGCGGCAACCATCGCCAATGTCGCGATCGCCGCCGAGCGCGGCATCGTGCATGTCATCGGCACGACTGGGCTTTCGGGCTCCGACAACGCCGTGATCAAGAGCGTCACCAATCGCGCGGTCGTGGTGCAATCAGGCAATATGAGCCTCGGCGTCAACCTGCTCGCCGCGGTGGTCAAGCGTGTCGCCAAGGCGCTCGATGAAACCTTCGACATCGAGATCGTCGAGACCCATCATCGTATGAAGGTCGACGCGCCCTCGGGCACCGCGCTCATGCTGGGCCAGGCGGCAGCTAGCGGCCGTGGCGTCCCGCTCGATGAGCGTGCCGCGCGCGGCCGCGACGGCATCACCGGCGCGCGGCGTCCCGGCGACATCGGCTTTGCCTCTTTGCGCGGCGGCACTGCGGCCGGCGATCACAGTGTCAGCTTCCTCGGCCCGTTCGAGCGCCTGACGCTGTCGCATCAGGCTGAGGACCGCATGCTGTTCGCTCACGGCGCGCTCAGGGCGGCGCTGTGGGCGCATGGCAAGAAGCCGGGGCACTACTCCATGGCCGACGTGCTCGGCCTGTCCGACATCTGA
- a CDS encoding 2,3-bisphosphoglycerate-dependent phosphoglycerate mutase translates to MSERLLVLVRHGQSEWNLKNLFTGWKDPDLTELGVKEATEAGRKLKAQGLVFDVAYTSVLTRAQHTLDLILGELGQEGLPTSKDLALNERDYGDLSGLNKDDARRKWGEDQVLIWRRSYDVPPPGGESLKDTLARALPYYVQEILPGVLNGRRTLVAAHGNSLRALIMVLEKLSPEGILKRELATGVPIIYRLNADSTVASKLDLAG, encoded by the coding sequence ATGAGCGAACGTCTTCTCGTGCTCGTGCGCCACGGCCAGAGCGAATGGAATCTGAAGAACCTGTTCACGGGCTGGAAGGACCCTGACCTCACCGAACTCGGCGTGAAGGAAGCCACGGAAGCCGGCCGCAAGCTGAAGGCGCAGGGGCTCGTGTTCGACGTCGCCTACACTTCGGTGCTGACGCGCGCGCAGCATACGCTCGACCTCATCCTCGGCGAGCTCGGCCAGGAGGGCCTGCCGACCTCGAAGGACCTCGCGCTGAACGAGCGCGACTATGGCGATCTTTCCGGCCTCAACAAGGACGACGCCCGCAGGAAATGGGGCGAGGACCAGGTGCTGATCTGGCGCCGCTCCTACGACGTGCCGCCGCCCGGCGGCGAGAGCCTGAAGGACACGCTGGCGCGCGCGCTGCCATATTACGTGCAGGAGATCCTGCCCGGCGTGCTCAACGGCAGGCGTACGCTGGTCGCCGCCCACGGCAATTCGCTGCGCGCGCTGATCATGGTGCTGGAAAAGCTCTCGCCCGAAGGCATCTTGAAGCGCGAACTCGCGACCGGCGTGCCGATCATCTACCGTCTCAACGCGGATTCGACGGTGGCCTCGAAGCTGGATCTGGCGGGGTAG
- a CDS encoding bifunctional helix-turn-helix domain-containing protein/methylated-DNA--[protein]-cysteine S-methyltransferase: MMTLAIHDQRLAKPGPQNAALRDYDSVRRAIAFISENWRAQPAIEAMADAAGVTPDELHHLFRRWASITPKAFMQALTLDHAKGLLRDSASILDAALDSGLSGPGRLHDLFVTHEAMSPGEWKNGGAGLTLRYGFHPSPFGTAIVIATDRGLSGLAFADHGEEKIALADMTRRWPNATYVEDHEGTAPLAARIFDTKLWRPDQPLRVVLIGTDFEVRVWETLLKIPMGRAVSYSDIACNINSPKASRAVGAAVGKNPVSFVVPCHRALGKSGTLTGYHWGITRKQAMLGWEAGRLGMQ; encoded by the coding sequence CTATGATTCCGTGCGCCGGGCCATCGCGTTCATCTCGGAAAACTGGCGCGCCCAGCCTGCCATCGAAGCGATGGCGGATGCGGCCGGCGTCACGCCGGATGAGCTGCACCATCTGTTCCGCCGCTGGGCCTCGATCACGCCGAAGGCTTTCATGCAGGCGCTCACCCTCGACCACGCCAAGGGGCTGCTACGGGATTCCGCGAGCATCCTCGACGCCGCGCTCGACTCAGGGCTGTCGGGCCCCGGCCGCTTGCACGATCTCTTCGTCACCCATGAAGCGATGTCGCCAGGCGAATGGAAGAACGGCGGTGCGGGATTGACGCTGCGCTACGGCTTCCATCCCTCGCCGTTCGGCACCGCGATCGTGATCGCAACGGACCGCGGCCTGTCGGGACTGGCCTTCGCCGATCACGGTGAGGAGAAGATCGCACTCGCCGACATGACGCGGCGCTGGCCGAACGCGACCTATGTCGAAGATCACGAAGGCACCGCGCCGCTTGCGGCGCGCATCTTCGACACGAAACTGTGGCGACCGGACCAGCCGCTGCGCGTTGTCCTGATCGGCACCGATTTCGAGGTGCGGGTGTGGGAGACGCTGCTGAAGATCCCGATGGGCCGCGCGGTGTCCTATTCCGACATCGCCTGCAACATCAACAGCCCGAAAGCCTCGCGCGCCGTCGGTGCCGCGGTCGGCAAGAACCCGGTCTCGTTCGTGGTCCCCTGCCACCGCGCACTCGGCAAGAGCGGCACGCTGACAGGCTACCACTGGGGCATCACGCGCAAGCAGGCGATGCTGGGCTGGGAAGCCGGGCGGCTGGGGATGCAGTGA